Proteins from a genomic interval of Poecile atricapillus isolate bPoeAtr1 chromosome 1, bPoeAtr1.hap1, whole genome shotgun sequence:
- the LOC131573158 gene encoding extracellular matrix organizing protein FRAS1-like isoform X1 — MTELIDVCGGSVTADFQVRDSAQSFLTVHVPLSVSYICVTAPRGWASLEHRTEMEFSFFYDTVLWRTGIQTDSVLSARLQIIPIYIRQDGRLVSEFRTQAKFRALFVTEHHSLPDVRSSLRTPEHLGGIEFDLQLLWSAQTFDSPYQLWRATSSYNRKDYSGEYTMFLIPCTVQPTQPWAEPGAKPLPCTAHAPERFLILITFQQTSRPVPVVYSQNARVSDL; from the exons ATGACCGAGTTAATTGATGTCTGTGGGGGCTCTGTCACCGCTGACTTCCAG GTAAGGGACTCTGCCCAGTCCTTCCTGACAGTCCACGTCCCTCTCTCCGTGTCCTACATCTGTGTGACGGCACCGAGGGGCTGGGCTTCCCTGGAGCACCGCACCGAGATGGAGTTCTCCTTCTTCTACGACACCGTTCTCTGGAGGACAG GGATCCAGACGGACAGCGTGCTCTCGGCCCGCCTGCAGATAATCCCCATCTACATCCGCCAGGACGGACGGCTGGTCAGCGAGTTCAGGACGCAGGCCAAGTTCAGAG CGCTGTTTGTCACGGAGCACCACAGCCTGCCAGATGTCAGGTCCTCTTTGAGAACTCCAGAGCACCTGGGAGGCATCGAATttgacctgcagctgctgtggagtgCTCAGACTTTTGATTCTCCCTACCAGCTCTGGAGAGCAACCAGCTCCTACAacag GAAGGATTACTCTGGAGAATACACCATGTTCCTGATCCCCTGCACGGTGCAGCCCACGCAGccgtgggcagagcctggagccaagcccctgccctgcacGGCTCACGCTCCCGAGCG GTTTTTGATCCTGATCACCTTCCAGCAGACAAGCCGCCCAGTTCCAGTTGTTTACTCCCAGAACGCAAGAGTTTCAGATCTGTAA
- the LOC131573158 gene encoding extracellular matrix organizing protein FRAS1-like isoform X2 — MTELIDVCGGSVTADFQVRDSAQSFLTVHVPLSVSYICVTAPRGWASLEHRTEMEFSFFYDTVLWRTGIQTDSVLSARLQIIPIYIRQDGRLVSEFRTQAKFRALFVTEHHSLPDVRSSLRTPEHLGGIEFDLQLLWSAQTFDSPYQLWRATSSYNRFLILITFQQTSRPVPVVYSQNARVSDL, encoded by the exons ATGACCGAGTTAATTGATGTCTGTGGGGGCTCTGTCACCGCTGACTTCCAG GTAAGGGACTCTGCCCAGTCCTTCCTGACAGTCCACGTCCCTCTCTCCGTGTCCTACATCTGTGTGACGGCACCGAGGGGCTGGGCTTCCCTGGAGCACCGCACCGAGATGGAGTTCTCCTTCTTCTACGACACCGTTCTCTGGAGGACAG GGATCCAGACGGACAGCGTGCTCTCGGCCCGCCTGCAGATAATCCCCATCTACATCCGCCAGGACGGACGGCTGGTCAGCGAGTTCAGGACGCAGGCCAAGTTCAGAG CGCTGTTTGTCACGGAGCACCACAGCCTGCCAGATGTCAGGTCCTCTTTGAGAACTCCAGAGCACCTGGGAGGCATCGAATttgacctgcagctgctgtggagtgCTCAGACTTTTGATTCTCCCTACCAGCTCTGGAGAGCAACCAGCTCCTACAacag GTTTTTGATCCTGATCACCTTCCAGCAGACAAGCCGCCCAGTTCCAGTTGTTTACTCCCAGAACGCAAGAGTTTCAGATCTGTAA